The following proteins are encoded in a genomic region of Comamonas resistens:
- the nrfD gene encoding NrfD/PsrC family molybdoenzyme membrane anchor subunit, with product MQIIELLTPAYEAAWLPWAVQYFFLVGVATGAALLTSACVFGPSNGLRQRLLPTAVLVLAMSAVAAPVALLADLHQPARFWHFYAHLTPWSWMSLGAVLMPTFVGLCLLMCALWWLGKHKLMRILVPVLLLSTLSIVVYTGAEIMVIRSRPLWNTLWVPINLALSGWLATVGLGFVLYRFLPPKLQPDFETLHGLRNLGLWLATGLVASALTWGVAGIAGQSPSFDMAVRLFKDFPVWRISMLGSAVFGAAVVMTLLRGEQRLGAKGYTLVLGIGLAASAWAFRWALFMGVQSVPKFGAGLYLYSMPLGGEGLMGMLGVAGLCVALVAMTTWALELFPARKPAVGA from the coding sequence ATGCAAATCATCGAACTCCTGACCCCTGCTTATGAAGCCGCCTGGCTGCCCTGGGCCGTGCAGTATTTCTTCCTCGTTGGCGTTGCTACCGGCGCCGCACTGCTGACCTCGGCCTGCGTGTTTGGCCCGAGCAACGGGCTGCGTCAGCGCCTGCTGCCTACCGCCGTGCTGGTGCTGGCCATGAGCGCGGTTGCAGCACCTGTCGCCCTGCTGGCCGACCTGCACCAGCCCGCACGCTTCTGGCATTTCTATGCCCACCTCACGCCCTGGTCGTGGATGAGTCTGGGCGCCGTGCTCATGCCCACGTTTGTCGGCCTGTGTCTGCTGATGTGCGCACTGTGGTGGCTGGGCAAGCACAAGCTGATGCGCATCCTGGTGCCCGTGCTGCTGCTGTCCACGCTCAGCATCGTGGTCTACACCGGGGCCGAAATCATGGTCATACGCTCGCGTCCGCTGTGGAACACGCTGTGGGTCCCCATCAATCTGGCACTCAGTGGCTGGCTGGCCACCGTGGGCCTGGGCTTTGTGCTCTACCGTTTTCTTCCGCCCAAGCTGCAGCCTGATTTTGAAACCCTGCACGGCCTGCGCAATCTGGGCCTGTGGCTGGCTACCGGCCTGGTTGCCAGCGCCCTGACCTGGGGCGTGGCCGGCATTGCAGGCCAAAGTCCGTCGTTTGACATGGCCGTGCGCCTGTTCAAGGACTTCCCCGTCTGGCGCATCTCCATGCTGGGCTCGGCGGTGTTTGGAGCAGCCGTGGTGATGACCCTGCTGCGCGGCGAGCAACGTCTGGGAGCCAAGGGATATACGCTTGTGCTGGGCATAGGACTGGCTGCATCAGCCTGGGCCTTCCGCTGGGCGCTGTTCATGGGCGTGCAAAGCGTGCCCAAGTTTGGCGCCGGCCTGTATCTGTACAGCATGCCGCTGGGCGGCGAAGGCCTGATGGGCATGTTGGGCGTAGCCGGCCTGTGCGTGGCGCTGGTCGCCATGACCACCTGGGCCCTGGAGCTGTTCCCCGCCCGCAAACCTGCTGTTGGCGCTTGA
- the dsrO gene encoding sulfate reduction electron transfer complex DsrMKJOP subunit DsrO: protein MPLHTPESSSCSSGNACTCAPAQASSHKPAGAQTSSAAPLQAKRGFLQDLIALAAGFGLAGSARAALPGDPGFQPQRRPGMEGKRFGMLVDMRKCIGCQACTVSCSVENQPPIGQFRTTVLQYEVDKPDDTAPAMVSLPRLCNHCDEPPCVPVCPVQATFQRTDGIVLVDNERCVGCGYCVQACPYDARFINHETQTADKCTFCEHRLEAGLLPACVESCVGGARVIGDLNDAHSEINQRIHAHKDEIKVLKPGMKTKPHVFYIGLPDEFVNGVDGQATVRLVAEHL from the coding sequence ATGCCACTTCACACACCAGAATCCTCCAGTTGCTCATCCGGCAACGCCTGTACCTGCGCCCCTGCCCAAGCCAGCAGCCACAAGCCGGCTGGCGCTCAAACCTCATCAGCCGCCCCACTTCAAGCCAAACGAGGTTTTCTGCAAGACTTGATTGCTCTGGCCGCCGGCTTTGGCTTGGCCGGCAGCGCCCGCGCCGCCCTGCCCGGCGACCCCGGCTTCCAGCCACAGCGCCGCCCCGGCATGGAAGGCAAGCGCTTTGGCATGTTGGTCGATATGCGCAAATGCATAGGCTGCCAGGCCTGCACGGTGAGCTGCTCGGTCGAAAACCAGCCGCCCATAGGCCAGTTCCGCACCACGGTGCTGCAGTACGAGGTGGACAAACCCGACGACACGGCCCCCGCCATGGTCAGCCTGCCGCGCCTGTGCAATCACTGCGACGAGCCGCCCTGCGTGCCCGTCTGCCCGGTGCAAGCAACGTTTCAGCGCACCGACGGCATTGTTCTTGTCGACAACGAACGCTGCGTGGGCTGCGGCTACTGCGTGCAGGCCTGCCCTTACGACGCGCGCTTCATCAACCACGAGACGCAGACCGCCGACAAATGCACCTTCTGCGAACACCGGCTGGAAGCCGGTCTGCTGCCTGCCTGCGTGGAAAGCTGCGTGGGCGGTGCGCGCGTGATTGGCGACCTGAACGACGCGCACAGCGAGATCAACCAGCGTATCCATGCCCACAAGGACGAGATCAAGGTCCTCAAGCCCGGCATGAAGACCAAGCCCCATGTGTTCTACATCGGACTGCCCGATGAGTTCGTGAACGGCGTTGATGGACAGGCGACTGTTCGCCTGGTGGCCGAGCATCTGTGA
- a CDS encoding DUF883 domain-containing protein: MSRSVSDTVSNAQEDLEKLVGDLRGLLSARELDKLPEISALRQRIDDSMNMVRDSAVRAAQDAARQARDAADMADRYAHDEPWRVAGAALAVGALVGFMLGRR; the protein is encoded by the coding sequence ATGTCTCGCTCTGTATCCGATACCGTCTCCAATGCCCAAGAAGATCTGGAAAAGCTGGTTGGCGATCTGCGTGGGCTGCTGTCCGCTCGCGAACTGGACAAGCTGCCCGAGATCAGCGCGCTGCGCCAGCGCATCGATGACAGCATGAACATGGTGCGCGACTCCGCCGTTCGCGCGGCCCAGGATGCCGCACGTCAGGCCCGCGATGCCGCCGATATGGCGGATCGCTATGCGCATGACGAGCCGTGGCGTGTCGCGGGCGCCGCCCTGGCCGTGGGCGCGCTGGTGGGCTTCATGCTGGGCCGCCGCTGA
- a CDS encoding phage holin family protein: MNWISLLGLDALQARWRASLNELALAAEDRADLAQLEWQMHKRSLQTLVVLVVALGGLTVVVLTVLSIALMVQFWDSDHRTTVAWCLAGSWLLVWVLALWRLLAAVKQLSEPFKLTRNEFKVDWKTLKEKL, encoded by the coding sequence GTGAACTGGATTTCACTATTAGGTCTTGACGCATTGCAGGCGCGTTGGCGCGCCAGTCTCAATGAACTCGCGCTGGCTGCTGAAGACCGCGCAGATCTGGCCCAGCTCGAATGGCAGATGCACAAGCGCAGCCTTCAGACCCTGGTGGTGCTGGTGGTTGCGCTGGGTGGGTTGACGGTGGTGGTGCTCACGGTGCTGTCCATCGCCTTGATGGTGCAGTTCTGGGACAGCGACCATCGCACCACGGTGGCCTGGTGCCTGGCCGGAAGCTGGTTGCTGGTCTGGGTGCTGGCGCTGTGGCGCTTGCTGGCTGCGGTTAAGCAGTTGTCAGAGCCCTTCAAACTGACCCGTAACGAGTTCAAGGTGGACTGGAAGACGCTGAAGGAGAAGCTCTAG
- a CDS encoding quinone-dependent dihydroorotate dehydrogenase → MSLIPYSLTRPVLFGMDPEAAHDFTMNFMAKGQNTLLQKAWERPLVSDPIELAGLKFPNRVGMAAGLDKNARCIDALAAMGFGFVEVGTVTPRPQPGNPKPRMFRIPEKNALINRLGFNNEGLDAFLANVRRSRVRAKAGNNGGAMLLGLNIGKNATTPIEDATSDYLKALDGVYPHADYVTVNISSPNTKNLRALQSDEALDALLGAIANRREQLATEHGKRTPVFVKIAPDLDEEQVGVIAATLQRHGMDGVIATNTTISREAVKGLPHAEETGGLSGAPVLEASNQIIRQLRSALGSRFPIIGVGGILSGADAVSKIRAGADVVQIYSGLIYRGPDLVTEAAQAIAHMH, encoded by the coding sequence ATGTCTCTTATTCCTTACTCCCTGACCCGTCCTGTTCTTTTCGGTATGGACCCCGAAGCCGCCCACGACTTCACCATGAACTTCATGGCAAAGGGTCAGAATACCTTGCTGCAAAAAGCCTGGGAACGTCCTCTGGTCAGCGACCCCATCGAGCTCGCCGGTCTGAAGTTTCCCAACCGCGTGGGCATGGCCGCAGGTCTGGACAAGAATGCACGCTGCATCGATGCACTGGCCGCCATGGGCTTCGGCTTTGTGGAAGTGGGAACGGTCACGCCCCGCCCCCAGCCCGGCAACCCCAAGCCACGCATGTTCCGCATCCCCGAAAAGAATGCGCTGATCAACCGCCTGGGCTTCAACAACGAAGGCCTTGATGCCTTCCTGGCCAATGTGCGCCGCTCGCGCGTGCGTGCAAAAGCAGGAAACAATGGCGGCGCCATGCTGCTGGGTCTCAATATCGGCAAGAACGCCACCACCCCGATTGAAGATGCCACCAGCGACTATCTGAAGGCTCTGGACGGCGTCTACCCCCATGCCGACTATGTGACGGTGAACATCAGCTCCCCCAACACCAAGAACCTGCGGGCGCTGCAAAGCGATGAGGCACTGGACGCCCTGCTGGGCGCCATTGCCAACCGCCGCGAACAACTGGCCACCGAGCATGGCAAGCGCACGCCGGTATTTGTGAAGATCGCCCCCGACCTCGATGAGGAGCAGGTCGGCGTGATCGCCGCCACACTGCAGCGCCACGGCATGGACGGCGTGATTGCCACCAACACCACCATCAGCCGTGAAGCCGTCAAGGGCCTGCCCCATGCCGAGGAAACCGGCGGCCTGTCCGGCGCACCCGTGCTGGAAGCCAGCAACCAGATCATCCGCCAGCTGCGCTCGGCCCTTGGCAGCCGCTTCCCCATCATCGGCGTGGGCGGCATCCTCAGCGGAGCGGATGCCGTGAGCAAGATTCGCGCGGGCGCAGACGTGGTGCAGATCTACAGCGGCCTGATCTACCGCGGCCCGGACCTGGTGACGGAAGCCGCCCAGGCCATCGCACATATGCACTGA
- the rpiA gene encoding ribose-5-phosphate isomerase RpiA codes for MTTSAASLSQDELKTLVGQAALKYVVAGEIVGVGTGSTVNKFIDALATIKDQIPGAVSSSVASTERLKALGIKVFDANEVQRLAVYIDGADEIDGQGYMVKGGGAALTREKIVAALADRFVCIADESKLVEMLGNFPLPVEVIPMAAGQIARRFEAMGDGVTAQIRQKDGAPLVTDNGQHILDVRGLKIAEPLAFESEVNQWPGVVTVGVFAHQKAAVCLLGTAQGVQTLEY; via the coding sequence ATGACGACATCTGCTGCTTCCCTCTCTCAAGATGAACTGAAAACTTTGGTCGGACAAGCTGCCCTGAAATATGTGGTAGCTGGTGAAATTGTGGGCGTGGGCACGGGCTCCACGGTCAACAAGTTCATCGACGCGCTGGCCACCATCAAGGATCAGATCCCCGGCGCGGTCTCCAGCTCCGTGGCCAGCACCGAGCGTCTGAAGGCCTTGGGCATCAAGGTGTTCGATGCCAATGAAGTTCAGCGTCTGGCCGTGTATATCGATGGCGCCGACGAGATCGACGGCCAGGGCTATATGGTCAAGGGTGGCGGTGCGGCGCTGACGCGCGAGAAGATTGTGGCGGCCCTGGCCGACCGCTTTGTCTGCATTGCCGATGAATCCAAGCTGGTGGAGATGCTGGGCAATTTCCCGCTGCCCGTGGAGGTGATCCCCATGGCGGCAGGCCAGATCGCCCGTCGTTTCGAGGCCATGGGTGATGGCGTGACCGCGCAAATTCGCCAGAAGGATGGTGCGCCGCTGGTGACCGATAACGGCCAGCATATTCTGGATGTGCGTGGTCTGAAGATTGCCGAGCCCCTGGCGTTTGAATCTGAAGTCAACCAGTGGCCAGGCGTGGTCACGGTGGGTGTTTTTGCGCACCAGAAGGCCGCGGTTTGCCTGCTGGGAACGGCTCAAGGCGTGCAGACGCTGGAATACTGA
- a CDS encoding glutaredoxin family protein → MSRSHSCSVLSAALVMACVSLMASAAQAQGVYRIVGPDGRVTFSDRAPTAAQAQPSAPPASPNAAHTDSALPYALRQSAERYPVMLYSSKDCEPCDEAREYLRGRGIPFGERTIETSADMTALKKLSGQDSLPFATIGSQHLKGFAADNWSQYLNAAGYPTQSKLPRGYQAAAARPLTTPAPAPATAAKDPAPQRPAVPQAPATPQPGTRTADNPAGLRF, encoded by the coding sequence ATGTCACGCAGTCATTCGTGCTCTGTTCTTTCCGCCGCTCTTGTCATGGCCTGTGTCAGCCTGATGGCATCTGCCGCGCAGGCCCAGGGCGTTTATCGCATCGTCGGCCCCGATGGCCGCGTGACGTTTTCAGACCGAGCGCCGACGGCAGCACAGGCCCAGCCCAGCGCACCGCCTGCCTCGCCGAATGCTGCTCACACCGACAGCGCACTGCCCTATGCGCTGCGCCAGTCGGCTGAGCGCTACCCCGTCATGCTCTACAGCAGCAAGGACTGCGAGCCCTGCGACGAAGCGCGCGAGTATCTGCGCGGGCGCGGCATTCCGTTTGGCGAGCGCACCATCGAAACCTCGGCCGACATGACAGCACTCAAAAAGCTCAGCGGCCAGGACAGCCTGCCCTTTGCCACCATTGGCAGCCAGCACCTCAAGGGCTTTGCTGCCGACAACTGGAGCCAATACCTCAATGCCGCGGGCTACCCCACACAGTCCAAGCTCCCACGCGGCTATCAGGCGGCGGCTGCGCGCCCGCTGACCACGCCAGCCCCTGCACCTGCCACTGCTGCCAAAGATCCTGCCCCCCAGCGCCCCGCTGTCCCGCAAGCACCGGCCACACCGCAACCAGGCACGCGCACAGCCGACAATCCCGCGGGTCTGCGCTTTTAA
- a CDS encoding M3 family metallopeptidase: MSNPLLETSSLPLFDRIQPADVGPAIDVLLARASEALETVVTPDFPAQWEAISAVLDVATEKLGTAWSAVNHLNSVADTPELRAAYNEALPRVTEFWTNLGADERLYAKYKAIAPDSLNKEQRAAWDHAMRGFVLSGAELQGAAKERFAQIQARSAELAQKFSENALDATDAFAYYASAEELDGVPADVIAAARAAAGADGKEGYKLTLKMPCYLPVMQFAKSSALREKLYHAYVTRASEQAEGDAAKFDNTAVMKEILALRLEESQLLGYKSFGEVSVVPKMADSPKQVIDFLRDLGQRARPYAEKDVADLRAFAKTELGIADPQPWDWAFIGEKLKEARYSFSEQELKQYFPAPKVLAGLFKIVETLFEVSIRREEAPVWNACVEFYRIERAGQLVGQFYLDPQARKGKRGGAWMDDVRTRWLRPDTHQLQTPVAHLVCNFAAGVDGKPALLTHDDVITLFHETGHGLHHMLTQVNERDVSGIAGVEWDAVELPSQFMENFCWEWDVLKHMTAHVDTGEALPRTLYDKMIAAKNFQSGMQTLRQIEFALFDMLLHTEHNPADDFMPLLKKVRSEVAVLPSPAYNRMAHTFSHIFAGGYAAGYYSYKWAEVLSADAYAAFEETVLADGSPNPETGRKYRESILEAGGSRPAMESFKAFRGREPQIDALLRHQGMAKAA; the protein is encoded by the coding sequence ATGAGCAATCCACTTCTCGAAACATCCTCCCTGCCCCTGTTTGACCGCATTCAACCTGCGGATGTAGGCCCAGCCATTGATGTTCTGCTGGCTCGCGCCAGCGAGGCATTGGAGACCGTTGTCACACCCGACTTTCCTGCGCAGTGGGAAGCCATCTCGGCTGTGCTGGATGTGGCAACCGAGAAACTTGGCACCGCCTGGTCGGCCGTCAACCACCTCAACAGCGTGGCCGATACGCCCGAGCTGCGCGCCGCCTATAACGAGGCACTGCCTCGCGTGACCGAGTTCTGGACCAACCTCGGCGCCGACGAACGCCTGTACGCCAAGTACAAGGCCATCGCCCCTGACAGTCTCAACAAGGAACAACGCGCTGCCTGGGATCACGCCATGCGTGGCTTTGTGCTTTCGGGTGCCGAGCTGCAAGGCGCGGCCAAGGAACGCTTTGCCCAGATTCAAGCCCGCTCTGCCGAGCTGGCTCAGAAATTCAGCGAGAACGCGCTGGATGCCACGGATGCCTTTGCCTATTACGCCAGCGCCGAAGAACTCGATGGAGTGCCCGCCGATGTGATTGCTGCAGCCAGGGCAGCTGCCGGAGCCGATGGCAAGGAAGGCTACAAGCTCACGCTCAAGATGCCTTGCTACCTGCCCGTGATGCAGTTCGCCAAGAGCAGCGCGCTGCGCGAAAAGCTCTATCACGCCTATGTGACACGCGCTTCCGAGCAGGCGGAAGGCGACGCCGCCAAATTCGACAACACGGCCGTGATGAAGGAAATTCTGGCCCTGCGCCTGGAAGAGTCGCAGTTGCTGGGCTACAAGAGCTTTGGCGAAGTCTCCGTCGTGCCCAAGATGGCCGACTCTCCCAAGCAGGTCATAGACTTTCTGCGCGACCTGGGCCAACGCGCCCGCCCCTATGCCGAAAAAGACGTGGCCGATCTGCGCGCCTTTGCCAAGACCGAGCTGGGCATTGCCGACCCACAGCCCTGGGACTGGGCCTTCATCGGTGAAAAGCTCAAGGAGGCCCGCTACTCCTTCAGCGAGCAGGAGCTTAAACAATACTTCCCCGCACCCAAGGTGCTGGCCGGCCTGTTCAAGATTGTGGAGACCCTGTTCGAAGTCTCGATTCGCCGTGAAGAAGCGCCGGTGTGGAACGCCTGTGTGGAGTTCTACCGTATCGAGCGTGCCGGCCAATTGGTTGGCCAGTTCTATCTGGACCCGCAGGCCCGCAAGGGCAAGCGTGGCGGTGCCTGGATGGATGATGTGCGCACACGCTGGTTGCGTCCCGACACCCATCAGCTGCAAACCCCGGTTGCGCACCTGGTCTGCAACTTTGCCGCCGGCGTGGATGGCAAGCCCGCGCTGCTTACGCATGACGATGTGATCACCCTGTTCCACGAAACAGGTCATGGCCTGCACCACATGCTCACCCAGGTCAATGAACGTGATGTCTCGGGCATAGCCGGTGTGGAGTGGGATGCGGTGGAGCTACCCAGCCAGTTCATGGAAAACTTCTGCTGGGAATGGGATGTGCTCAAGCACATGACCGCCCATGTCGATACCGGCGAAGCTCTGCCCCGCACGCTGTATGACAAGATGATCGCCGCCAAGAACTTCCAGTCCGGCATGCAGACGCTGCGCCAGATCGAGTTCGCGCTGTTCGACATGCTGCTGCATACCGAACACAACCCTGCCGACGACTTCATGCCTTTGCTCAAAAAGGTGCGCAGCGAAGTGGCCGTGTTGCCCTCGCCAGCCTACAACCGCATGGCCCACACCTTCAGCCATATCTTTGCCGGCGGCTATGCAGCGGGTTACTACAGCTACAAATGGGCCGAGGTGCTGAGCGCCGACGCCTATGCGGCCTTTGAGGAGACCGTGCTGGCCGATGGTTCCCCCAACCCCGAGACCGGCCGCAAATACCGCGAGTCGATTCTGGAAGCCGGCGGCAGCCGCCCCGCCATGGAGTCCTTCAAGGCCTTCCGCGGCCGCGAGCCGCAGATCGACGCACTGCTGCGCCACCAGGGCATGGCCAAAGCCGCCTGA
- the folD gene encoding bifunctional methylenetetrahydrofolate dehydrogenase/methenyltetrahydrofolate cyclohydrolase FolD: MTAQIIDGKALSEQLRKEVATRAAALKAKGVTPGLAVILVGDNQASQVYVRNKVKACEDVGFHSVLEKYDASMTEAELLARVAALNNDPSIHGILVQLPLPKHIDDHKVIETISPAKDVDGFHVASAGALMVGEVGFKACTPYGCMKMLESIGMKNLRGKHAVVIGRSNIVGKPMAMMLLAANATVTVTHSGTADLAAMTRQADVIVAAVGKVNVLTADMVKPGAVVIDVGMNRNAEGKLCGDVDFDGVKEVAGYITPVPGGVGPMTITMLLVNTMESAERAAP; this comes from the coding sequence ATGACAGCCCAAATCATCGACGGCAAAGCCCTCTCCGAACAATTGCGCAAGGAAGTCGCCACGCGTGCAGCAGCGCTCAAGGCCAAGGGCGTGACGCCCGGTCTGGCCGTGATTCTGGTGGGCGACAACCAGGCTTCCCAGGTCTATGTACGCAACAAGGTCAAGGCCTGCGAAGACGTGGGCTTTCACTCCGTGCTGGAAAAGTACGATGCCTCGATGACCGAAGCCGAGTTGCTGGCCCGCGTGGCTGCGCTGAACAACGACCCCAGCATTCACGGCATTCTGGTGCAGCTGCCCCTGCCCAAGCACATCGACGATCACAAGGTCATTGAAACCATCTCGCCCGCCAAGGATGTGGACGGCTTCCACGTAGCCAGCGCCGGCGCACTGATGGTGGGGGAAGTCGGCTTCAAGGCCTGCACGCCCTACGGCTGCATGAAGATGCTGGAATCGATTGGCATGAAGAATCTGCGCGGCAAGCATGCCGTGGTCATCGGCCGCTCCAACATCGTGGGCAAGCCCATGGCCATGATGCTGCTGGCCGCCAACGCCACCGTCACCGTCACGCATAGCGGCACGGCCGATCTGGCCGCCATGACGCGCCAGGCCGACGTCATTGTCGCCGCCGTGGGCAAGGTCAACGTGCTGACCGCCGATATGGTCAAGCCCGGCGCCGTGGTCATCGACGTGGGCATGAACCGCAACGCCGAAGGCAAGCTCTGCGGCGATGTGGATTTCGACGGCGTCAAGGAAGTTGCCGGCTACATCACCCCTGTGCCCGGTGGTGTCGGCCCTATGACGATTACCATGCTGCTGGTCAACACCATGGAGTCTGCAGAGCGCGCAGCGCCCTGA
- a CDS encoding response regulator transcription factor: MSLIPKKGTVYVVDDDEAVRDSLQWLLEGKDYRVRCFDSAETFLSRYDPREVACLIVDIRMGGMTGLELQDRLIERKSPLPIVFITGHGDVPMAVNTMKKGALDFIQKPFNEEELLGLVERMLDHAREAFAGHQQAASRDALLAKLTGREAQVLERIVAGRLNKQIADDLGISIKTVEAHRANIMEKLNANTVADLLKIALGQGQTAAAAKAAALN, encoded by the coding sequence ATGAGTTTGATACCCAAAAAAGGCACGGTTTACGTAGTCGATGATGACGAGGCAGTGCGCGATTCCCTGCAGTGGCTGCTGGAAGGCAAGGACTACCGGGTTCGCTGCTTTGATTCCGCCGAGACCTTTCTGTCACGTTACGACCCTCGCGAAGTGGCTTGCCTGATCGTGGATATCCGCATGGGCGGCATGACCGGCCTGGAACTGCAGGATCGCCTGATCGAGCGCAAATCCCCCCTGCCCATCGTCTTCATCACCGGCCATGGCGATGTGCCCATGGCCGTGAACACCATGAAAAAGGGTGCACTGGACTTCATCCAGAAGCCCTTCAACGAAGAAGAGCTGCTGGGCCTGGTCGAACGCATGCTGGATCACGCTCGCGAAGCCTTCGCTGGTCACCAGCAGGCCGCCAGCCGTGATGCGCTGCTGGCCAAGCTCACGGGCCGTGAAGCCCAGGTGCTGGAGCGCATTGTCGCCGGCCGTCTGAACAAGCAGATTGCCGACGATCTGGGCATCTCCATCAAGACCGTGGAAGCGCACCGCGCCAACATCATGGAGAAACTCAACGCCAACACCGTGGCCGATCTGCTCAAGATCGCCCTGGGTCAAGGCCAGACCGCCGCTGCCGCCAAGGCTGCTGCGCTCAACTAA